Proteins from a single region of Haloterrigena alkaliphila:
- a CDS encoding branched-chain amino acid ABC transporter permease, whose product MLDSLLTVLLLGATMSAIYALIALGFTMVFGVGGVLNLAHGGLIMVGAYTYLVVSRSGALDWLPGAGPEVASLLVAALVAALVSYVLYVGLVRYIEENVVITFLATVIVALLLTEVALYQFGSQPNTLRAIWGGATNLESVGTRVLHMHVLGFVVSWVIIGGLWYYVKRTDEGRSILAASMSERGAQLTGVSLQKVKSRTWLIAGAFAGIAGVFLGATTQPASPNMWLNPLALAFIIVVIGGIGSIKGSVVAAYLIGYLEAFTIEVIGASYQGILSLVVLVAVLLVLPEGLYGREFVHE is encoded by the coding sequence ATGCTCGATTCTCTACTTACCGTCCTCCTTCTCGGAGCGACTATGAGTGCCATCTACGCGCTGATCGCCCTCGGCTTCACGATGGTGTTCGGCGTCGGCGGGGTGCTAAACCTCGCCCATGGCGGTCTGATCATGGTCGGCGCATACACGTACTTGGTCGTCTCACGGTCGGGAGCGCTCGATTGGCTTCCGGGTGCGGGCCCGGAAGTAGCGAGCCTGCTCGTCGCGGCACTCGTCGCGGCACTCGTCTCGTACGTCTTGTACGTTGGACTCGTCCGTTATATCGAGGAGAACGTCGTTATCACGTTCCTCGCGACGGTCATCGTTGCGCTTCTGCTCACGGAGGTAGCTCTCTATCAGTTCGGCAGCCAGCCGAACACTCTCCGTGCGATATGGGGCGGTGCAACGAACCTGGAGAGCGTCGGTACCCGCGTGCTGCACATGCACGTCCTCGGGTTCGTCGTCTCCTGGGTGATCATCGGCGGGCTCTGGTACTACGTGAAACGGACCGACGAGGGCCGGTCGATCCTCGCGGCGTCAATGAGCGAGCGTGGCGCACAACTGACCGGCGTCAGCCTCCAGAAGGTCAAGTCCCGAACGTGGCTGATCGCCGGCGCTTTCGCCGGGATCGCCGGAGTCTTCCTCGGTGCAACGACACAACCAGCGTCGCCAAACATGTGGCTCAACCCGCTGGCACTCGCGTTCATCATCGTCGTCATCGGCGGCATCGGCAGCATCAAGGGATCGGTCGTCGCTGCGTACCTCATCGGGTATCTCGAGGCGTTTACGATCGAAGTGATCGGCGCGAGCTACCAGGGAATCCTCTCGCTGGTGGTTCTGGTCGCCGTCCTACTGGTCTTACCCGAAGGCCTCTACGGGAGGGAGTTCGTCCATGAGTAG
- a CDS encoding MBL fold metallo-hydrolase: MDRIRLGNEEFEGRNNAYVLDDDDGDDLALVDTGLSTPAVREDLREGLAERGYSFADVDDIVLTHFHVDHAGLAGEIQAESDATVYVHEADAPLVEDDPDAVAAMEDRRQFLLDEWGVPEAKQAELLAVFDDASHLVGEPADVTPIEDGTVLEVGGRRLEAVHTPGHAAGHCCFEISEAPGTERGDGNGDAAGASAAFVGDALLPVYTPNVGGADVRVERPLERYLETLEWLADREYDRVWPGHRDPIDDPTGRAREIIDHHRDRTDEILDVLSEHGPADAWTVSDHLFGELSGIHIVHGPGEAFAHLDHLRREGVVAVDDGEYRRTDEAKTI, encoded by the coding sequence ATGGACCGAATTCGGCTGGGGAACGAGGAGTTCGAGGGCCGGAACAACGCGTACGTGCTCGATGATGACGACGGCGATGACCTCGCACTCGTCGACACCGGCCTCTCGACGCCGGCCGTCCGCGAGGACCTGCGAGAGGGGCTGGCCGAACGGGGATACTCGTTCGCGGACGTCGACGACATCGTGCTCACGCACTTCCACGTCGACCACGCCGGCCTCGCCGGCGAGATTCAGGCCGAGAGCGACGCGACGGTGTACGTCCACGAGGCCGACGCGCCCCTCGTCGAGGACGATCCCGACGCGGTGGCGGCGATGGAGGACCGCCGGCAGTTTCTCCTCGACGAATGGGGCGTCCCCGAAGCGAAGCAGGCCGAACTGCTGGCCGTCTTCGACGACGCGAGCCACCTCGTGGGCGAACCGGCGGACGTGACGCCGATCGAGGACGGGACGGTGCTCGAGGTCGGCGGCCGACGACTCGAGGCGGTGCATACGCCCGGGCACGCGGCCGGACACTGTTGTTTCGAGATCAGCGAGGCGCCGGGAACGGAGCGAGGGGATGGAAACGGCGACGCCGCCGGCGCTTCGGCGGCGTTCGTCGGCGACGCCCTCCTGCCGGTATATACGCCCAACGTCGGCGGTGCCGACGTCCGCGTCGAGCGTCCCCTCGAGCGCTACCTCGAGACGCTCGAGTGGCTCGCCGACCGCGAGTACGACCGCGTCTGGCCGGGCCACCGGGACCCGATCGACGACCCGACCGGGCGAGCCCGAGAGATCATCGACCACCACCGCGATCGAACCGACGAGATCCTCGACGTGCTGTCCGAACACGGACCGGCCGACGCGTGGACGGTCAGTGATCACCTGTTCGGTGAGCTGTCGGGAATCCACATCGTCCACGGCCCCGGCGAGGCGTTCGCCCACCTCGATCACCTGCGGCGTGAGGGGGTCGTCGCGGTCGACGACGGCGAGTATCGACGCACCGATGAAGCTAAGACAATCTAG
- a CDS encoding ABC transporter substrate-binding protein — MPNEDNNTLESRRTGKRCVRRRTVLGAAGTGIAATALAGCLGGVGGGGSDDGVFKIGHLAPTAIPNGRGSQRSAELAVGEIEGDGILDQEVELVAENTQGDTSEATSVVQRMIEQDNVDLLVGTFASEVTQTIADYVGERNVPFLISGSADPDTITNNHGENYDKFKNIFRVGPLNSELQVEGFGDYAEYLNDRHGWTDFAVLPEDAAWTTSFQDGIADEFKGRGLNVVYENTSSVETEDYTTFFDDIEAAGADALFRFFAHSGKGPDVGAWSQGEYEFALEGTHVASMSPEFYAATEGASLYESTNQSGAGGVAELSEKTMPFVEAYEKEYADGKPPSKPMYMGFNTYDAIHLYKEVAEEAGTVNYSEELDTIVDTLQGVSYTGAAGTIEFFGEDEAYPNDLKPTRDDSDKIENFPVTQWQGDGSVECVYPSADQTADHVAPEWM, encoded by the coding sequence ATGCCTAACGAAGATAACAATACGCTCGAATCGAGAAGAACTGGAAAGCGGTGCGTCAGGCGACGAACGGTCCTCGGCGCCGCAGGGACGGGGATCGCAGCGACGGCGCTGGCCGGGTGTCTCGGCGGCGTCGGCGGCGGCGGTAGCGACGACGGAGTCTTCAAGATCGGTCATCTGGCCCCGACCGCGATCCCGAACGGCCGCGGTTCGCAACGAAGCGCCGAACTCGCCGTCGGCGAGATCGAGGGCGACGGCATCCTCGATCAGGAGGTCGAACTGGTCGCGGAGAACACGCAGGGCGATACCAGCGAAGCCACCTCGGTGGTCCAGCGGATGATCGAGCAGGACAACGTCGACCTGCTCGTCGGCACCTTCGCCAGCGAGGTGACCCAGACGATCGCCGACTACGTCGGCGAGCGCAACGTACCGTTCCTCATCTCCGGCTCCGCCGACCCGGACACGATCACGAACAACCACGGAGAGAACTACGACAAGTTCAAGAACATCTTCCGGGTCGGCCCGCTCAACTCCGAACTGCAGGTCGAAGGGTTCGGCGACTACGCCGAGTACCTCAACGACCGACACGGCTGGACCGACTTCGCGGTCCTTCCCGAGGACGCGGCGTGGACGACGTCGTTCCAGGACGGCATCGCCGACGAGTTCAAAGGTCGCGGGCTGAACGTCGTCTACGAGAACACCTCGAGTGTAGAGACGGAAGACTACACGACTTTCTTCGACGATATCGAAGCGGCAGGTGCCGACGCGCTGTTCCGCTTCTTCGCTCACTCCGGGAAGGGTCCCGACGTTGGGGCGTGGAGTCAAGGCGAGTACGAGTTCGCCCTCGAGGGTACTCACGTCGCTTCGATGTCGCCCGAATTCTACGCGGCGACTGAGGGCGCTTCCCTGTACGAGTCGACGAATCAGTCGGGGGCCGGCGGTGTCGCCGAACTGTCCGAGAAAACGATGCCATTCGTCGAGGCCTACGAAAAGGAGTACGCCGATGGGAAACCGCCGAGCAAGCCCATGTACATGGGGTTCAACACGTACGACGCGATCCACCTCTACAAGGAAGTCGCCGAGGAAGCGGGGACGGTCAACTACAGCGAGGAACTCGACACCATCGTCGACACGCTCCAGGGAGTGTCCTACACCGGTGCCGCTGGAACGATCGAGTTCTTCGGCGAGGACGAGGCGTATCCGAACGACCTCAAACCGACTCGGGACGACAGCGACAAGATCGAGAACTTCCCGGTCACGCAGTGGCAGGGAGACGGCAGCGTCGAGTGCGTCTACCCGAGCGCCGACCAAACCGCCGACCACGTCGCACCCGAGTGGATGTAA
- a CDS encoding branched-chain amino acid ABC transporter permease, with amino-acid sequence MSSETESSNTIAGESSGRVVDRLRPVTGPIDRALSPLANGYNRFLGPYFGEMNGLQFALLFVSLISLATAPFWSNYIIVQTFTVASIWAIFAMSWDIQSGYTGYISFGHSALSGAAAYTTAMLLYNVGDFPFMVTAPVSVFVTLVVGLAIALPSLRLSGPYFSLITFVAVLIFYRLIRPFSDQTGGETGLQSVEVFTYDPVALYYYMFVPMVVIAVVLVFIARSNIGLVFTAIRENESAVEAAGLNATKFKLWSFVISAIPMGIGGVLLAHYYGGVDPYTFVVVDNSIEMIAMAVVGGMSSILGPLAGAFLFLSLDRIILTELPTRLRWIIIWVAVLVVLVFARDGVFRKLWHGLDRLGGDRE; translated from the coding sequence ATGAGTAGCGAAACCGAGAGTTCGAACACGATCGCAGGGGAGTCGTCGGGGAGAGTCGTCGATCGACTGCGCCCCGTGACGGGACCGATCGACCGCGCGCTCTCGCCGCTCGCGAACGGCTACAACCGCTTCCTCGGCCCCTACTTCGGCGAGATGAACGGGCTCCAGTTCGCGCTCCTGTTCGTCTCGCTGATTTCGCTGGCGACGGCTCCGTTCTGGTCGAACTACATCATCGTCCAGACGTTTACCGTCGCGTCGATCTGGGCGATCTTCGCGATGAGCTGGGACATTCAGAGCGGCTACACCGGCTACATCAGCTTCGGCCACTCGGCGCTGTCCGGCGCGGCGGCGTACACGACCGCGATGTTGCTCTACAACGTCGGCGACTTCCCGTTCATGGTCACGGCCCCGGTTTCGGTGTTCGTGACCCTGGTCGTTGGCCTCGCGATCGCGCTGCCGTCGCTGCGGCTGAGCGGGCCGTACTTCTCGCTGATCACGTTCGTTGCGGTGTTGATCTTCTACCGCCTCATCCGACCGTTCAGCGATCAGACCGGCGGCGAGACGGGGCTTCAGTCGGTGGAGGTGTTCACCTACGATCCCGTCGCGCTGTACTACTACATGTTCGTCCCGATGGTCGTGATCGCCGTCGTCCTGGTGTTTATCGCCAGGTCGAACATCGGCCTCGTATTCACGGCGATCCGCGAGAACGAAAGCGCCGTCGAGGCGGCCGGGCTGAACGCGACGAAGTTCAAGCTCTGGTCGTTCGTCATCAGCGCGATCCCGATGGGGATCGGCGGCGTGTTGCTCGCCCACTACTACGGCGGCGTCGATCCGTACACGTTCGTCGTGGTCGACAACAGCATCGAGATGATCGCGATGGCGGTCGTCGGCGGCATGAGTTCGATCCTCGGACCGCTCGCAGGGGCGTTCCTGTTCCTGAGTCTGGACCGGATCATTCTGACCGAACTGCCGACGAGGCTGCGCTGGATCATCATCTGGGTCGCCGTCCTGGTGGTCCTGGTGTTCGCCCGGGACGGCGTGTTCCGGAAGCTCTGGCACGGCCTCGACCGACTCGGAGGTGACCGCGAATGA